The proteins below are encoded in one region of Rhodothermus profundi:
- a CDS encoding TonB-dependent receptor, with amino-acid sequence MRCDRIVRWLMGVGLGLLGLTATVQAQSVVYHDTPLRQVLDDVARRTGYQVLYRDALVSGRTVTLATSTSELLKALTRELSRQGLVLEADTVRRQLILREAPSRSVSIEGQVRDRTTGMPLPYATVSWWAGDQLLGTMADADGHFSLTLQRAAAQDTLALTASYVGYRPQTVRLAVRDKQESLTIFLQHQDKKLPTVLIVGSAAWLDGIDTTWQRLVQPERFAPFGERGVLRALQALPAVGLAVGLEGLTVRGSQTDGFQVLLDGVPVYHPSHLFGLFDAFNPDALQAVGFFYDVAPATYAAPPGGTLAFVTRSGAYQRLGGVAGLSNVAGRLLLEGPLGRSGSWLLAGRRSLLDVLAWPGNDRLVAFGLDVARPTGPLPPNVADLEARLLELGPSTATFYDVHGKLRLESRRVRLTVSGYLGSDDARQQAQRLMPRWNARGRIIGFEWQPVTTWQRWTNRTASIQLTYQMAAGFHLRTLLATTAYASRYAKDDFLYAFAGGGLQKLFRRLAPFAYANALREWRWEQTLQIVQGTGYWTLGYALQQLTLTYEEHSAVRARPFQEKQQAVQTDAFLQYEGRPDPLLNVLAGLRLHAFSTGPYFRLSPRLQLTVHPDGRWSAGVGFSRNYQFRHHLAFENMNSTGVWLLTGRDQPPTVVDNVSVGVQLRPGHTRIQLDAYVRRFANVWQHEVVAPFFLIARDPETTTPWLTGARSRAYGLEMLLDQPLGPFRATLAYALARVELAHDALNGGAWYPAPWDRRHQFRAYLDVPLWSAAALTLAWFSASGPPNTERYTEQTQPERLGPYHRMDLTLTSRYRLAFATAEMRLGVFNLFNRANPWYREPVLVLVGERLPRRFAFAPVDVYDLGRQASFELVLHF; translated from the coding sequence ATGCGGTGCGATAGGATCGTGCGTTGGCTGATGGGGGTGGGACTTGGCCTGCTGGGCCTGACGGCAACGGTTCAGGCCCAGTCGGTGGTCTATCACGACACGCCGCTTCGCCAGGTGCTGGACGATGTTGCCCGGCGCACAGGCTATCAGGTCCTCTATCGCGATGCGCTGGTTAGCGGCCGCACCGTTACGCTGGCAACTTCTACCTCCGAGCTGCTCAAGGCACTTACCCGCGAACTGAGCCGTCAGGGGCTGGTGCTGGAAGCCGACACCGTGCGACGGCAACTTATTCTACGGGAAGCCCCTTCGCGAAGCGTCTCAATAGAAGGCCAGGTGCGTGACAGAACAACAGGGATGCCGCTGCCGTACGCGACGGTTTCCTGGTGGGCAGGCGACCAGCTTTTAGGCACCATGGCCGATGCAGACGGGCATTTTTCTCTCACGCTGCAACGGGCGGCTGCGCAGGATACGCTCGCTCTGACTGCTTCCTACGTGGGGTACCGGCCACAAACCGTGCGGCTAGCGGTCCGCGACAAACAGGAGTCCCTGACGATTTTCCTGCAACACCAGGACAAAAAACTGCCCACCGTCCTGATTGTCGGAAGCGCTGCGTGGCTGGATGGAATCGATACAACCTGGCAGCGCCTGGTGCAGCCTGAACGCTTTGCGCCGTTTGGAGAACGGGGCGTGCTGCGGGCGCTTCAGGCTCTGCCAGCCGTTGGATTGGCTGTTGGACTGGAAGGGTTGACCGTGCGAGGAAGCCAGACGGACGGATTTCAGGTATTGCTCGATGGCGTGCCCGTCTACCATCCCTCTCATTTGTTTGGGTTGTTCGATGCCTTTAACCCGGATGCATTGCAGGCGGTGGGCTTTTTCTATGATGTAGCACCGGCTACCTATGCTGCCCCACCGGGCGGCACCCTTGCCTTCGTGACCCGCAGCGGGGCTTATCAGCGGCTGGGGGGCGTTGCCGGTCTGAGTAACGTGGCGGGTCGTCTCTTACTGGAAGGCCCTCTGGGGCGCTCGGGAAGCTGGTTGCTGGCAGGCCGCCGGTCATTGCTGGACGTGCTTGCCTGGCCGGGTAATGATCGGCTGGTCGCCTTCGGCCTGGATGTGGCCCGCCCAACCGGACCGCTGCCGCCCAATGTGGCCGACCTGGAGGCGCGTCTGTTAGAACTGGGCCCTTCCACAGCAACGTTTTATGACGTGCATGGCAAGCTGCGCCTGGAAAGCAGACGTGTCCGCCTAACCGTAAGCGGCTATCTGGGCAGCGACGACGCACGTCAACAGGCCCAGCGCCTGATGCCGCGCTGGAACGCCCGTGGTAGGATTATCGGCTTTGAATGGCAACCGGTGACCACCTGGCAGCGCTGGACCAACCGTACAGCAAGCATTCAACTGACCTATCAGATGGCGGCGGGCTTTCATCTTCGGACGTTGCTGGCCACCACTGCCTATGCAAGTCGCTACGCCAAAGATGATTTTCTGTATGCTTTTGCCGGCGGCGGGCTGCAAAAACTGTTTCGACGATTGGCCCCTTTTGCCTACGCGAATGCGTTGCGTGAATGGCGCTGGGAGCAAACGTTACAAATCGTTCAGGGCACCGGTTACTGGACGCTAGGCTATGCGCTGCAGCAGCTAACCCTTACGTACGAAGAGCATTCGGCCGTCCGAGCGCGTCCGTTTCAGGAAAAGCAACAGGCCGTGCAGACCGACGCCTTCTTGCAGTATGAAGGACGGCCTGACCCGCTGCTGAACGTACTGGCAGGGCTGCGACTCCATGCATTTTCAACGGGACCCTATTTCCGACTTTCGCCGCGACTGCAGCTTACGGTGCATCCTGACGGACGCTGGTCGGCAGGGGTGGGCTTCAGCCGAAACTATCAGTTCCGGCACCACCTGGCCTTCGAGAATATGAACAGCACAGGGGTGTGGTTGCTCACAGGGCGCGACCAGCCTCCGACCGTCGTTGATAACGTGAGCGTAGGGGTACAATTGCGGCCAGGACATACGCGGATCCAGCTTGACGCCTACGTCCGGCGTTTTGCGAACGTGTGGCAACATGAAGTGGTAGCCCCTTTCTTTCTGATTGCCCGCGATCCGGAAACAACCACGCCCTGGCTTACCGGCGCGCGAAGCCGAGCCTATGGGCTGGAAATGTTGCTGGACCAGCCGCTTGGCCCATTTCGGGCCACGCTGGCCTATGCACTGGCCCGCGTTGAGCTGGCCCATGATGCCCTGAATGGCGGCGCGTGGTATCCAGCTCCCTGGGATCGTCGGCATCAATTCCGGGCTTATCTGGACGTGCCCCTCTGGTCGGCCGCAGCGCTCACGCTCGCCTGGTTTTCAGCTTCTGGACCACCCAACACGGAACGTTATACGGAGCAGACGCAGCCTGAACGGTTAGGACCCTACCACCGCATGGACCTGACGCTGACGAGTCGCTATCGCCTGGCTTTCGCAACAGCAGAAATGCGGCTGGGGGTGTTCAATCTGTTTAACCGGGCTAACCCCTGGTACCGCGAGCCCGTGCTGGTACTGGTAGGCGAGCGGCTGCCGCGCCGTTTTGCTTTTGCACCCGTTGATGTGTATGATCTGGGCCGGCAGGCCTCTTTCGAGTTAGTGCTGCACTTCTGA